A genomic segment from Streptomyces sp. NBC_01233 encodes:
- a CDS encoding NADP-dependent oxidoreductase yields MRSASNTRRILAVPPLALLPAVLPVPSLCLCAGHSLVHVCHSANIRGRMNDLKSCIPPFQLDEPMQGGAVGEVVASAAEGFAVGDHVLHHLGWREYAELDAKFATKVDASLAPLSAYLGVLGMPGLTAYAGLFEVGSFKEGDAVFVSGAAGAVGGLVGQFAKIKGASRVIGSAGSDEKVTLLTEKYGFDAAFNYKNGPVAEQLREAAPEGIDVYFDNVGGDHLEAAISSLNVNGRATLCGAIAGYNDTEAAPGPRNLMQVIGKRLRLQGILVNDHAGLQPQFVQDVAGWLRSGELRYDETVVEGVENATSAFLGMLRGENTGKMIVSFTG; encoded by the coding sequence ATCCGCTCTGCAAGCAACACCCGGCGCATCTTGGCTGTCCCTCCCCTTGCACTGCTTCCCGCAGTGCTCCCCGTGCCGTCCCTGTGTCTCTGTGCTGGTCACAGCCTAGTGCATGTTTGTCACTCAGCCAACATCCGGGGCCGGATGAACGACCTGAAGTCCTGCATCCCGCCGTTCCAGCTGGACGAGCCGATGCAGGGCGGCGCCGTCGGTGAGGTCGTCGCCTCCGCCGCCGAGGGCTTCGCCGTCGGCGACCACGTGCTGCACCACCTGGGCTGGCGCGAGTACGCGGAGCTCGACGCGAAGTTCGCCACCAAGGTGGACGCCTCGCTGGCCCCGCTCTCCGCCTACCTCGGCGTCCTCGGCATGCCGGGCCTGACCGCCTACGCGGGCCTCTTCGAGGTCGGCTCCTTCAAGGAGGGCGACGCCGTCTTCGTCTCCGGCGCGGCCGGTGCGGTCGGCGGCCTCGTCGGCCAGTTCGCCAAGATCAAGGGCGCCTCCCGGGTCATCGGCTCCGCCGGCTCGGACGAGAAGGTGACGCTGCTCACGGAGAAGTACGGCTTCGACGCCGCCTTCAACTACAAGAACGGCCCCGTCGCCGAGCAGCTGCGGGAAGCCGCCCCCGAGGGCATCGACGTCTACTTCGACAACGTCGGCGGCGACCACCTGGAGGCCGCCATCTCCTCCCTGAACGTGAACGGCCGGGCCACCCTGTGCGGCGCGATCGCCGGCTACAACGACACCGAGGCCGCCCCCGGCCCGCGCAACCTGATGCAGGTCATCGGCAAGCGGCTGCGGCTCCAGGGCATCCTCGTCAACGACCACGCCGGCCTGCAGCCGCAGTTCGTCCAGGACGTCGCCGGATGGCTGCGTTCCGGTGAGCTCCGGTACGACGAGACGGTCGTCGAGGGCGTCGAGAACGCGACGTCCGCCTTCCTCGGCATGCTGCGCGGCGAGAACACCGGAAAGATGATCGTTTCTTTCACCGGTTAG
- a CDS encoding recombinase family protein, with protein sequence MLLAERISDDKGERSESVEAQDMKLRTRAVAEGNVTIVGAAVDLSVSGGVNMFDRPKLGQWLTPEGLSQWDELWVTTQDRLSRDDMHFMAFVFRVIEWQKTVIVLDDPQFNEQMHTAEGRLILHAKALGPAKELDRIKIRNKESHERRRFTNRWPGGIAPFGYRVVKLYEDGKTAAHLELDDDMAAELRDMREQVISGESFVGVAKDLNDRGVLTARDRARVAKGKPVKARGGEEGTPERWSETSVKKLLTDESTMGRKKHSREIIYGMDGQPIQMADPVFTPDEWESLQAAVQRRTHTKERRINGTSPMYGVAHCGRCGSKAVHKVSHVRGVTYRYYNCGAWPKSDRCVGISCRAEAIEEMMEIHFLQKFSAVRVTKRVWVQGSDSTKELTDITKRMERLRKQDEEGDWDDDQEGYRFRMSQYKARKKELESQPVVPGGWEDEDQGMTFGELWPKLDMEGRRKQLIESGYKVMVGKKTFAFSPEPDTWQERKEKWETLTHEERERVEAFHTTRANDPLNLRGL encoded by the coding sequence GTGTTGCTTGCAGAGCGGATCTCAGACGACAAGGGAGAGCGCTCCGAGTCTGTAGAGGCTCAAGACATGAAGCTCCGCACAAGGGCCGTGGCAGAGGGGAACGTGACGATCGTCGGCGCGGCAGTTGATCTGTCCGTATCCGGCGGTGTGAACATGTTCGACCGGCCTAAGCTGGGGCAGTGGCTCACGCCGGAAGGGCTCTCCCAGTGGGATGAGCTTTGGGTAACCACTCAGGACCGGTTGAGCCGTGACGACATGCATTTCATGGCCTTTGTGTTCCGTGTCATCGAATGGCAGAAGACTGTCATTGTGCTTGATGACCCTCAGTTCAACGAGCAGATGCACACCGCTGAGGGAAGGCTCATCCTTCACGCAAAGGCCCTTGGCCCTGCGAAGGAATTGGATCGGATCAAGATTCGCAACAAGGAATCTCACGAGCGTAGGCGATTCACCAACCGTTGGCCGGGGGGTATCGCTCCCTTTGGGTACCGTGTCGTCAAGCTGTATGAGGACGGCAAGACAGCCGCACACCTTGAACTTGATGACGACATGGCCGCTGAACTACGGGACATGCGGGAACAGGTCATCAGCGGAGAATCATTTGTAGGGGTGGCGAAGGATCTCAATGACCGGGGTGTTCTCACTGCCAGGGATAGGGCACGTGTCGCCAAGGGCAAGCCGGTAAAGGCACGTGGCGGGGAAGAAGGAACCCCGGAACGCTGGTCTGAGACTTCTGTAAAGAAGCTGCTTACCGACGAATCCACCATGGGCCGGAAGAAGCACAGCCGAGAGATCATCTATGGCATGGACGGACAGCCTATCCAAATGGCTGACCCCGTGTTCACTCCGGACGAATGGGAGTCATTGCAGGCTGCCGTACAGCGGCGCACGCACACCAAGGAAAGGCGCATCAACGGCACTAGCCCCATGTACGGGGTTGCCCATTGCGGCCGATGCGGCTCTAAGGCCGTACACAAGGTTTCTCATGTCCGGGGCGTGACCTACCGCTACTACAACTGTGGTGCTTGGCCTAAGAGTGACCGATGCGTCGGGATTTCCTGCCGGGCAGAGGCTATCGAAGAAATGATGGAAATCCATTTCCTTCAGAAGTTCAGCGCTGTGCGCGTAACCAAGCGGGTATGGGTCCAGGGTTCCGACAGCACCAAGGAACTTACCGACATCACTAAGCGCATGGAACGGCTGCGGAAGCAGGATGAGGAAGGGGACTGGGACGACGACCAAGAGGGCTACCGATTCCGCATGAGCCAGTACAAGGCCCGTAAGAAGGAATTGGAGTCTCAGCCGGTCGTACCCGGCGGATGGGAGGATGAAGACCAGGGAATGACCTTTGGGGAACTCTGGCCTAAGCTCGATATGGAGGGCAGGCGGAAACAGCTCATCGAATCCGGATACAAGGTCATGGTGGGTAAGAAGACTTTCGCCTTTTCGCCGGAGCCGGATACCTGGCAGGAACGCAAGGAAAAATGGGAAACCTTGACCCATGAGGAAAGGGAACGTGTAGAGGCGTTCCACACCACCAGGGCAAACGACCCTCTCAACCTCAGGGGCCTGTGA
- a CDS encoding DUF6879 family protein, with the protein MLLDGDAWQAYFRDFKRSAWRLEVQPTYTMPAEAESLARFLRGEPKPETHNAAWHGTVRAAVEAGKSFGRVRVVRQPLTDYQRYQFAWGVPGNIQAGEDIQVLDLTGRDLDLPDQDFWMFDESTMVHLNYRPDGTQINRELIESPDLSKYLRWRDVALENAVPFGEYRA; encoded by the coding sequence GTGCTCTTGGATGGTGACGCCTGGCAGGCGTACTTCCGAGACTTCAAGCGGTCGGCGTGGCGGCTCGAAGTGCAGCCGACTTACACCATGCCCGCAGAGGCTGAGAGCCTGGCCCGCTTCCTGCGGGGAGAGCCCAAGCCGGAGACCCACAACGCTGCCTGGCACGGGACCGTCAGGGCCGCTGTGGAGGCCGGGAAGAGCTTCGGGAGGGTGAGAGTCGTAAGGCAGCCTCTGACCGACTATCAGCGCTATCAGTTCGCCTGGGGCGTCCCTGGCAACATCCAGGCCGGGGAGGACATCCAGGTGCTTGACCTCACAGGCAGGGACCTGGACCTACCGGACCAAGACTTCTGGATGTTCGATGAGTCCACGATGGTCCACCTCAACTACCGCCCGGACGGGACACAGATCAATCGGGAACTGATCGAGTCCCCGGATCTTAGTAAGTATCTTCGTTGGCGAGACGTAGCCCTAGAGAACGCTGTTCCATTCGGTGAGTATCGAGCCTGA
- a CDS encoding helix-turn-helix domain-containing protein, with protein MSIEPESQEQERKDLAEILRGLRQASGLSGERLAVRCNMSQTKISRIETRRHIPTVLEVEQILSALEVPEEVAQEILRLARRANVDYASWRAYARVGLYHKQAELKALERSSREMRHFLPAIPTGLLHVREYAEQTLSKTVASDPARDVQRAVQARMDRQAVLDDRSRSFTFLLTEQAVRWRRATPEAMAAQCYHMAAVSLKPNVEIAIIPQTAQVPGTPLNVFVVYDDRLVTVELFSGEVVLRDPRDISHHLGLFDLFLSHALRGTDATTFLRRAAGDFMRQRD; from the coding sequence GTGAGTATCGAGCCTGAGAGTCAAGAACAAGAACGGAAGGACTTGGCGGAGATTCTGAGGGGCCTCCGCCAAGCCTCCGGCCTGAGCGGTGAACGCTTGGCCGTTCGCTGCAACATGAGCCAGACCAAGATCAGTCGGATTGAGACCCGCAGACACATTCCGACCGTTCTTGAAGTTGAGCAGATCCTGAGCGCCTTGGAAGTGCCCGAAGAGGTGGCCCAGGAGATTCTTAGGCTTGCCCGGAGAGCGAACGTCGATTACGCATCCTGGCGGGCCTATGCCCGTGTCGGGCTCTATCACAAGCAGGCAGAGCTAAAGGCGCTTGAGCGTTCCTCTCGGGAAATGCGCCACTTCCTGCCAGCGATCCCGACGGGTCTCCTGCATGTCCGTGAATACGCGGAACAGACCCTGTCCAAGACGGTGGCTAGCGATCCGGCCAGGGACGTACAGAGAGCCGTACAGGCCCGCATGGACCGTCAGGCCGTCTTGGATGACCGTTCCCGTTCGTTCACGTTCCTACTCACTGAGCAGGCTGTCAGGTGGCGTCGGGCCACTCCAGAGGCCATGGCCGCTCAGTGCTACCACATGGCAGCCGTGTCCCTGAAACCGAACGTAGAGATAGCGATCATTCCGCAGACTGCCCAGGTTCCGGGCACCCCCTTGAATGTGTTCGTTGTCTATGACGATCGCCTGGTGACCGTGGAACTGTTCTCCGGGGAAGTGGTGTTGCGTGACCCTCGGGACATCTCTCATCACCTTGGCCTGTTTGACCTCTTCCTAAGTCATGCTCTGCGAGGAACGGATGCAACCACCTTTCTGCGTAGGGCGGCAGGCGACTTTATGCGACAACGTGACTAG
- a CDS encoding MarR family winged helix-turn-helix transcriptional regulator, which produces MPSRRVDPVTVEVVELIGDVVARYHMEYEHAAASHQLTGAQARVLNMLSLEPTPMRRIAQKLRCEPSNVTGIVDRLETRGLVERRPDPADRRVKMAAPTEEGLQTAERLRESLEFAREPLAGLSPAERAMLRDLLKRMLGG; this is translated from the coding sequence ATGCCCAGTCGTCGCGTAGACCCAGTGACCGTCGAGGTCGTCGAGCTCATCGGCGACGTCGTGGCCCGTTACCACATGGAGTACGAGCATGCGGCCGCCAGCCATCAGCTGACCGGCGCGCAGGCCAGGGTGCTGAACATGCTCTCCCTGGAGCCGACACCGATGCGCCGCATCGCTCAGAAGCTGAGGTGCGAGCCCTCGAACGTGACCGGGATCGTCGACCGGCTGGAGACCCGCGGCCTGGTCGAGCGCCGCCCGGACCCGGCCGACCGGCGGGTCAAGATGGCCGCTCCCACCGAGGAGGGCCTGCAGACCGCGGAGCGGCTGCGCGAGTCGCTGGAGTTCGCGCGCGAACCGCTGGCCGGACTGTCCCCGGCGGAGCGGGCGATGCTGCGGGACCTGCTCAAGCGGATGCTCGGCGGGTAG
- a CDS encoding SCO2400 family protein, translating to MNYCHACRRHLNGALACAGCGTPAEYLIPAAPAAAQAAPVASAPEPPPVLADVFADSLVVLSAPNERRPGARRRVTHRRRRRTVLTIGLGLAVALGGSLAVAHIATDGQRTDRAANVVLTDDGPQQPAPLPDGPTAGAPTGSGKATAKAAPAGTKKSGSGAPSGAVTQPGPSPSAPAPASSGPASGTPGPGGSVQPSASGRPSQSISGTAQTPPPPVPPKPTPTPPKDCGFLGMLCWGD from the coding sequence ATGAACTACTGCCACGCATGCCGGAGGCACCTCAACGGCGCACTGGCGTGCGCCGGATGCGGAACGCCCGCCGAGTACCTGATACCCGCCGCGCCCGCCGCCGCGCAGGCCGCCCCCGTGGCGTCCGCACCGGAGCCGCCGCCGGTGCTGGCCGACGTGTTCGCCGACTCGCTGGTCGTGCTGTCCGCCCCGAACGAGCGCAGGCCCGGTGCGCGCCGCCGGGTCACGCACCGCAGACGCCGCCGGACCGTGCTGACCATCGGGCTCGGGCTGGCGGTCGCGCTCGGGGGTTCGCTGGCGGTGGCCCACATCGCCACCGACGGGCAGCGCACCGACCGGGCCGCCAACGTGGTGCTGACCGACGACGGCCCGCAGCAGCCCGCCCCGCTGCCGGACGGGCCGACGGCCGGGGCGCCCACGGGGTCCGGGAAGGCCACTGCGAAGGCCGCCCCCGCGGGCACGAAGAAGTCCGGGTCCGGGGCGCCCTCCGGGGCCGTCACCCAGCCGGGTCCGAGCCCGTCCGCCCCCGCCCCCGCGTCGTCGGGGCCGGCGTCCGGCACCCCCGGCCCGGGGGGATCCGTACAGCCCAGTGCGTCGGGCAGGCCCTCCCAGAGCATCTCCGGCACCGCGCAGACGCCGCCGCCCCCGGTCCCGCCGAAGCCCACGCCCACGCCGCCCAAGGACTGCGGCTTCCTGGGCATGCTCTGCTGGGGCGACTGA
- a CDS encoding esterase/lipase family protein, producing MLTARQRRLALLTLCLALAAPISAHAADRVPAPTSDQASSRNPVIFVHGYNADPGVWGALRGDLRAAGYADSELFSWGYDTHQSVNEVLAGRLGAYVDQVRRDTGAARVDVVAHSFGSLVSRWYVKFAGGTATVDHWVSLAGPNRGTSTAWACALWDQACRDMTPGSYVVKNLSGGDETPGAVKYATFWSDCDEVVNPDDSVPLTGAANTPVGCLKHNDLLGDDGTSAGVRAFLAS from the coding sequence ATGCTGACGGCCCGACAGAGACGGCTGGCACTCCTGACGCTCTGCCTGGCGCTGGCGGCGCCGATCTCCGCCCATGCCGCCGACCGGGTCCCGGCCCCCACCTCTGACCAGGCGTCATCGCGCAATCCGGTGATCTTCGTGCACGGCTACAACGCCGATCCGGGCGTCTGGGGAGCCCTGCGCGGGGACCTGCGCGCCGCCGGGTACGCCGACTCCGAGCTCTTCTCCTGGGGCTACGACACCCACCAGTCCGTCAACGAGGTCCTCGCCGGGCGGCTCGGCGCCTACGTCGACCAGGTCCGCCGGGACACCGGAGCCGCCCGCGTCGACGTGGTCGCGCACTCCTTCGGCTCGCTCGTGAGCCGCTGGTACGTGAAGTTCGCAGGCGGCACGGCCACCGTGGACCACTGGGTGTCGCTGGCCGGCCCCAACCGGGGCACCTCCACCGCGTGGGCCTGCGCCCTGTGGGACCAGGCCTGCCGGGACATGACCCCCGGGTCGTACGTGGTGAAGAACCTGAGCGGCGGCGACGAGACCCCGGGCGCGGTGAAGTACGCGACCTTCTGGTCCGACTGCGACGAGGTGGTCAACCCGGACGACAGCGTCCCGCTGACCGGAGCCGCCAACACCCCGGTCGGCTGCCTCAAGCACAACGACCTGCTCGGCGACGACGGCACCTCGGCGGGCGTGCGCGCCTTCCTCGCCTCCTAG
- a CDS encoding rod shape-determining protein: protein MTVSLEQLRRCHVAVDLGAARTRVYVKGAGLVVDEPSVAAVNTRTGALIAVGTFAERMTGRTPDYIRVVRPVSGGTVVDIEMAQRMLRHLLGEKLRRALRRKPRLRAAACTPHDADPLAQRATVETLVGLGARRVELVDTLIAAAVGCGLPVEQPTATMIMVCGAAATQVAVLSLGSIVTAERIPVGGEAIDHAVVQHLRHAHELMLPSQAVRPLQLALHGNGITAEGPASTLIHGRDVATGLARSVHVDTAAVRDAIHTPLTAVLDGIGKVLRDCPPDLVADLTDRGIMMVGGSALLPGLDQMLRDATGMPVAIAERPDVCAVLGLGAMLEGKIAPMLLNPLAE from the coding sequence GTGACCGTCAGTCTTGAGCAGTTGCGCCGCTGCCACGTCGCCGTCGACCTGGGGGCGGCAAGGACCCGCGTGTACGTCAAGGGCGCCGGCCTCGTGGTCGACGAGCCCAGCGTCGCCGCGGTCAACACGCGTACCGGTGCACTCATCGCCGTCGGAACCTTCGCCGAGCGGATGACCGGCCGCACGCCCGACTACATCCGGGTCGTGCGCCCCGTCTCCGGCGGCACCGTCGTCGACATCGAGATGGCCCAGCGGATGCTGCGTCACCTCCTCGGCGAGAAGCTGCGGCGCGCCCTGCGCCGCAAACCCCGGCTGCGGGCCGCCGCCTGCACCCCGCACGACGCGGACCCGCTGGCCCAGCGGGCCACCGTGGAAACCCTCGTCGGGCTCGGCGCCCGCCGGGTCGAACTGGTCGACACCCTGATCGCAGCAGCCGTCGGTTGCGGACTGCCCGTGGAGCAGCCGACCGCGACGATGATCATGGTGTGCGGGGCCGCGGCCACCCAGGTCGCCGTCCTCTCCCTCGGCTCGATCGTCACCGCCGAGCGGATCCCGGTCGGCGGCGAGGCCATCGACCACGCGGTCGTCCAGCACCTGCGGCACGCGCACGAGCTGATGCTGCCCAGCCAGGCCGTCCGGCCGCTCCAACTGGCCCTGCACGGAAACGGCATCACCGCCGAGGGACCGGCCTCCACCCTGATCCACGGCCGCGACGTGGCCACCGGACTGGCCCGTTCCGTCCACGTCGACACCGCCGCCGTACGGGACGCCATCCACACGCCGCTGACCGCCGTCCTCGACGGCATCGGCAAGGTGCTGCGGGACTGCCCGCCGGACCTGGTCGCCGACCTGACGGACCGGGGGATCATGATGGTGGGCGGCAGCGCCCTGCTGCCGGGCCTGGACCAGATGCTGCGGGACGCCACCGGAATGCCCGTCGCCATCGCGGAACGGCCGGACGTGTGCGCCGTGCTCGGTCTCGGCGCGATGCTCGAAGGGAAGATCGCCCCCATGCTTCTCAACCCGCTGGCCGAATGA
- a CDS encoding GAF domain-containing protein, whose translation MTDSGQEPEEGPGGKPGKEPDEEFDPEFGEEVGEEFDEEGASLPVLLEAVLSVGSELELHATLQHIVDSATELCSARYGALGVVDPERARLTELFTAGLSEAERAAIPHLPDGRSGLLGALISDPRPLVLDDLAQDPRAAGFPPGHPPMHSFLSVPIRVHTEVFGNLYLTEKRGGGPFTDEDLALVRVLASQAGIAIGNARLYETARRRERWIDGAAAVTTALLAGRPAADALRCVAERARLLADAAAGVVLQPTPEGGMEIVAASTHGDPGDLLGTAIAPGSPVLTQLLGGEPVFIEDSATDPRMTTHVRERFGPSMMLPLQSGGQLIGTLALPRARGGPPYDAVDRLLASQFASQAALALVLADAQHDREQLAVYEDRDRIARDLHDLVVQRLFATEMMLESTRRRAANAPSGDTVGDELGHAVDELDSTIQEVRTTIFALQQPPTEAPTTFRGRVLRETGGAAVLLGFQPSVHFAGAVDALLPDPVAADLLAALRTALAAAHRRSGVTSIEVVVDATPSRVRLTVADDGRTESGTRGTPVTWESAL comes from the coding sequence ATGACGGACTCCGGGCAGGAGCCCGAGGAAGGTCCCGGCGGGAAGCCGGGAAAGGAACCCGACGAGGAGTTCGACCCGGAGTTCGGCGAGGAGGTCGGCGAGGAGTTCGACGAGGAGGGCGCGAGCCTCCCGGTGCTGCTGGAGGCCGTCCTCAGCGTCGGCTCCGAGCTGGAACTGCACGCCACCCTCCAGCACATCGTGGACTCGGCGACCGAGCTGTGCTCGGCGCGGTACGGCGCGCTCGGGGTCGTCGACCCCGAGCGCGCCCGGCTGACCGAGCTGTTCACGGCCGGTCTGAGCGAGGCGGAGCGGGCGGCGATCCCCCACCTCCCGGACGGGCGCTCCGGGCTGCTCGGAGCCCTCATCAGCGACCCGCGCCCGCTCGTGCTGGACGATCTCGCCCAGGACCCCCGGGCCGCCGGCTTCCCGCCGGGGCACCCTCCCATGCACAGCTTCCTGAGCGTCCCGATCCGGGTGCACACGGAGGTCTTCGGCAACCTCTACCTCACCGAGAAGCGCGGCGGCGGCCCGTTCACGGACGAGGACCTCGCCCTGGTGCGCGTGCTGGCCTCGCAGGCGGGCATAGCGATCGGCAACGCCCGCCTGTACGAGACCGCGCGCCGCCGGGAGCGCTGGATCGACGGCGCCGCCGCGGTGACCACGGCCCTGCTCGCCGGACGCCCCGCGGCCGACGCCCTGAGGTGCGTGGCCGAACGGGCCCGGCTGCTCGCGGACGCCGCGGCCGGCGTGGTGCTCCAGCCGACCCCCGAGGGCGGCATGGAGATCGTCGCCGCCTCCACCCACGGGGACCCGGGCGACCTGCTCGGCACCGCGATCGCCCCCGGCAGCCCGGTCCTCACGCAACTCCTCGGCGGCGAGCCGGTCTTCATCGAGGACTCGGCGACGGACCCCCGGATGACCACGCACGTGCGGGAACGATTCGGCCCGAGCATGATGCTCCCCCTCCAGAGTGGCGGCCAGCTGATCGGCACCCTGGCCCTGCCGCGCGCCCGGGGCGGTCCCCCGTACGACGCGGTGGACCGGCTGCTCGCCTCGCAGTTCGCCTCCCAGGCCGCACTGGCCCTCGTCCTCGCGGACGCCCAGCACGACCGGGAGCAGCTCGCCGTGTACGAGGACCGCGACCGGATCGCGCGGGACCTGCACGACCTGGTGGTCCAGCGGCTCTTCGCCACCGAGATGATGCTGGAGAGCACCCGGCGGCGCGCCGCGAACGCCCCGTCCGGAGACACCGTGGGCGACGAACTCGGCCACGCCGTCGACGAACTGGACTCCACCATCCAGGAGGTCCGCACGACCATCTTCGCCCTCCAGCAGCCGCCGACCGAAGCCCCGACCACCTTCCGGGGGCGGGTCCTGCGCGAGACGGGCGGGGCGGCGGTCCTGCTCGGCTTCCAGCCGTCGGTGCACTTCGCGGGCGCGGTGGACGCCCTGCTGCCGGATCCGGTCGCGGCCGACCTCCTGGCCGCCCTGCGCACGGCCCTGGCCGCGGCGCACCGGCGCAGCGGGGTCACCTCCATCGAGGTGGTGGTGGACGCGACCCCGTCCCGGGTCCGCCTGACGGTGGCGGACGACGGCCGTACGGAGTCGGGCACGCGGGGCACGCCGGTGACGTGGGAGTCGGCGCTGTAG
- a CDS encoding Lrp/AsnC family transcriptional regulator: MDRLDREILGILQQDARISYRDLGVRVGLSANATADRVRRMRREGVIRGFTVVVDPAADTAGGLVVFIDVTLRQDTTNEEFERQVAKLPGITEAVHVTGEHDYLVRARAADPAALDGLLRRLKREAGVAQSNTRLALRAAKRPGQP, translated from the coding sequence ATGGACCGCCTCGACAGGGAAATCCTCGGCATCCTGCAGCAGGATGCGCGGATCTCGTACCGGGACCTCGGCGTCCGCGTCGGCCTCAGCGCCAACGCCACCGCCGACCGGGTGCGGAGGATGCGTCGGGAAGGGGTGATCCGCGGGTTCACCGTCGTGGTGGATCCGGCGGCCGACACCGCCGGCGGGCTCGTCGTCTTCATCGACGTCACCCTGCGCCAGGACACGACCAACGAGGAGTTCGAGCGACAGGTCGCCAAGCTCCCCGGGATCACCGAGGCCGTGCACGTGACCGGCGAGCACGACTACCTCGTACGCGCCCGGGCCGCCGACCCCGCCGCCCTCGACGGGCTGCTCCGCCGGCTGAAACGGGAGGCGGGCGTGGCCCAGTCCAACACCCGGCTCGCCCTCCGCGCCGCCAAGCGCCCCGGCCAGCCGTAG
- a CDS encoding carboxyl transferase domain-containing protein, giving the protein MTTTRLSARAAIASVTDPGSFAELPAPRRESPADGPLAWNGYDDSRARAADRTGEHESVVVGTARIGGREATLVSFEFGFLGGSLGERTGDRLEAAYAHARAHRLPLVSLIATGGSRMQEGMLALTQLQRVARQSVLTRAAGLPQLAVLRDPTTGGGWATLGAGADVVLALPGAQVGFAGSRVRPADADPAAYSAEGQYAAGHVDAVVPAAGLAGTLADWLRVLAAPRPSGPVEPPAALADAAPPATGWDAVRQARHPDRPRAGAYLDAYFELRLPLSGDRAGGTDPGMLCGFGLREGRAVAYTAQCGTATRPAGYRTAARVIRLADRLGIPVLTLVDTPGAANDAAAEHAGAGAAIADTFAALAGASVPVTTLLIGEGGSGGALALAAPGNTWVTPDSYFSVIAPELAAAILKRPPSAAPATADQLRIRPQDLVALGVACGIVGGKQP; this is encoded by the coding sequence GTGACGACGACCCGCCTCTCGGCCCGTGCGGCCATCGCCTCCGTGACCGACCCCGGCAGCTTCGCCGAACTCCCCGCCCCCCGGCGGGAGTCCCCCGCCGACGGCCCCCTGGCCTGGAACGGCTACGACGACTCCCGCGCCCGCGCCGCCGACCGCACGGGCGAGCACGAGTCCGTCGTCGTCGGCACCGCCCGCATCGGCGGCCGCGAAGCCACGCTCGTCTCCTTCGAGTTCGGCTTCCTCGGCGGGTCCCTCGGCGAACGCACCGGAGACCGGCTCGAAGCCGCGTACGCCCACGCCCGCGCGCACCGCCTCCCCCTCGTCTCGCTCATCGCCACCGGCGGCTCCCGCATGCAGGAGGGCATGCTCGCGCTGACCCAGCTCCAGCGCGTGGCCCGGCAGAGCGTCCTGACGCGGGCCGCGGGCCTCCCCCAGCTGGCCGTCCTGCGCGATCCGACCACCGGCGGCGGCTGGGCCACCCTCGGGGCCGGGGCCGACGTGGTCCTCGCGCTGCCCGGTGCCCAGGTCGGCTTCGCCGGCTCCCGGGTGCGCCCGGCGGACGCGGATCCGGCGGCCTACTCCGCCGAGGGCCAGTACGCCGCCGGTCACGTGGACGCCGTGGTCCCCGCCGCCGGGCTGGCCGGCACCCTCGCCGACTGGCTGCGCGTACTGGCCGCGCCCCGCCCCTCCGGGCCCGTCGAGCCCCCGGCCGCACTGGCCGACGCCGCGCCGCCGGCCACCGGCTGGGACGCCGTCCGTCAGGCCCGTCACCCGGACCGCCCGCGCGCCGGGGCGTACCTGGACGCGTACTTCGAACTCCGCCTGCCCCTCTCCGGGGACCGGGCGGGCGGCACCGACCCCGGCATGCTGTGCGGTTTCGGGCTGCGGGAGGGCCGGGCCGTGGCCTACACCGCCCAGTGCGGCACCGCCACCCGCCCGGCGGGCTACCGTACGGCCGCCCGCGTCATCCGCCTCGCGGACCGGCTCGGCATCCCCGTGCTCACCCTGGTGGACACCCCCGGCGCGGCCAACGACGCCGCCGCCGAACACGCGGGGGCGGGCGCGGCCATCGCGGACACCTTCGCGGCGCTGGCCGGTGCCTCCGTCCCCGTCACCACCCTGCTGATCGGCGAGGGCGGTTCGGGCGGCGCCCTCGCCCTGGCCGCGCCGGGCAACACCTGGGTCACCCCGGACAGCTACTTCTCCGTCATCGCCCCGGAACTGGCGGCGGCCATCCTCAAGCGCCCCCCGTCGGCCGCCCCGGCCACCGCGGACCAACTCCGCATCCGCCCCCAGGACCTGGTCGCGCTGGGGGTCGCCTGCGGCATCGTCGGCGGGAAGCAGCCCTAG